A genomic segment from Candidatus Brocadia sinica JPN1 encodes:
- a CDS encoding L-threonylcarbamoyladenylate synthase, with product MDTIVLNLRDQNLYSKHIEAAARALRAGELVAFPTETVYGLGAHRDNAKAVERIYKVKKRVEEKRLTLMIADSDDVKKYVDHFSNTAKRLMEFFWPGALAIVFPLKDGSDICIRFPDNTVARDLVRAAKVPIVTTSANISGYPPSTDAQQVLMDFRGKIPIVLDGGSTRFRSPSTVLGLKDDAFEILRQGIISEAMIRSRLEKGLVKV from the coding sequence ATGGACACAATAGTACTTAATCTCAGAGATCAAAATCTTTATTCAAAACACATAGAAGCAGCTGCCCGGGCATTACGGGCGGGCGAACTGGTTGCCTTCCCCACAGAAACAGTATATGGACTTGGGGCTCATAGAGACAACGCAAAAGCCGTAGAGCGTATTTATAAGGTAAAGAAACGGGTCGAAGAAAAGAGACTCACCTTAATGATTGCGGATTCCGACGATGTAAAAAAGTATGTCGACCACTTTTCAAACACTGCAAAGAGGTTGATGGAATTTTTCTGGCCCGGTGCGTTAGCCATTGTTTTCCCTTTAAAGGACGGTTCAGACATTTGTATACGGTTTCCCGATAACACCGTGGCGAGGGATTTGGTCCGGGCTGCAAAGGTACCTATCGTCACTACAAGCGCGAACATTTCCGGATACCCACCCTCCACAGATGCACAACAGGTGCTGATGGACTTTCGGGGGAAGATTCCCATAGTACTTGACGGCGGTTCGACACGGTTTCGTTCCCCTTCTACCGTACTTGGATTAAAAGACGATGCCTTTGAAATCCTCCGCCAGGGTATTATTTCAGAGGCTATGATACGAAGTCGCCTTGAGAAGGGTTTGGTAAAGGTGTAA